A single window of Nematostella vectensis chromosome 4, jaNemVect1.1, whole genome shotgun sequence DNA harbors:
- the LOC5522237 gene encoding phosphotriesterase-related protein yields MTSGMAQTVCGLLQPQKLGRTLTHEHMVMDYKSCYFKPSREQDLHLCSKKEITMQNLYWLRQNPYSNAFNLSLGDEPLEEIIAEVAEFKKEGGSTIVDNTTYGIMRNVEALKKISMATDVNIICGTGYYLDHTLPPEIKNAPIEELTQKMVNELTVGVEGTNIKCGVIGEVGCSWPLTPIEKKSLQASAAAQAETGAPLIIHPGRDESAPEEIIRILQEAGGDISRTVMSHTDRTIFNRSKLVELAATGCYVEWDLFGMETLFYQANLASDMPSDSQRIQDIKFLLDEGYEDKIVIAHDIHTRHRLKKYGGHGYAHIMVDIVPKMLMRGVTQEQIDKIQIANPRTWLTFK; encoded by the exons ATGACTTCAGGAATGGCTCAAACCGTCTGTGGACTACTTCAGCCTCAGAAACTTGGGCGCACTTTGACGCATGAGCATATGGTCATGGATTATAAGAGCTGCTACTTCAAGCCAAGCCGTGAACAAGATCTTCATCTTTGCAGCAAAAAAGAGATCACCATGCAGAACCTGTACTGGCTAAGACAAAACCCTTACAGTAATGCCTTTAACTTAAGTCTTGGCGATGAGCCCCTTGAAGAAATCATCGCTGAAGTGGCAGAGTTTAAAAAAGAGGGTGGTTCAACCATTGTTGATAACACAACTtatggaattatgagaaatgTTGAGGCTCTAAAGAAGATCTCCATGGCAACAGATGTCAATATTATCTGTGGGACTGGTTATTATCTTGACCACACCCTACCACCTGAGATTAAGAATGCTCCAATAGAGGAGCTGACTCAG aaaatgGTTAATGAATTGACAGTAGGTGTGGAAGGAACTAACATCAAGTGTGGAGTCATTGGAGAGGTAGGGTGCTCATGGCCACTCACCCCAATTGAAAAGAAATCCCTTCAGGCATCTGCCGCTGCCCAAGCAGAGACCGGGGCCCCTTTGATCATTCACCCAGGCCGTGACGAGAGTGCACCAGAGGAAATCATCCGGATCCTTCAAGAGGCTGGTGGTGATATAAGTAGAACTGTCATGTCTCATACTGACCGCACAATATTCAACCGGAGCAAACTAGTGGAGTTGGCAGCCACAGGTTGTTATGTTGAGTGGGATCTCTTTGGAATGGAGACTCTATTCTACCAGGCAAACCTTGCATCCGACATGCCATCTGATTCACAGAGAATCCAAGACATCAAGTTCTTACTTGATGAAGGATATGAAGACAAGATTGTGATTGCTCATGATATCCACACAAGGCATAGGCTCAAGAAGTATGGTGGCCATGGGTATGCGCATATCATGGTCGATATTGTCCCTAAGATGCTGATGAGGGGAGTCACACAGGAGCAGATTGACAAGATACAGATTGCCAACCCAAGAACCTGGCTGACATTTAAGTAG